One Vallitalea pronyensis genomic region harbors:
- a CDS encoding adenylosuccinate synthase produces MSVTAIVGGNWGDEGKGKMTDLLAKEAAYVVRFQGGNNAGHTIMNQYGKFQLHLLPSGVFYQNATNILAPGVALNIKGFLDEYEHLMSRGVPAPQIKISHRAQVILPQHVLLDQYEEARLGTKKFGSTQSGIAPFYADKYSKIGIQVNDLFTPDRLLDKLERNIEKKNVLLQHFYKQPLLEAEKICDDLIPLGHRIKPFVCDTTKVMNEAIAQQKNILMEGQLGALKDPDHGIYPMTTSSSPLAGFSAIGAGIPATSIQHVVTVVKAYSSCVGAGPFVSEIFGEEAAQLRHLGGDNGEYGATTGRPRRMGWFDVVATRYGCTLQGTTEVALSLLDVLGYLENIPVCTAYQINDTITQAFPVTHELDLAKPVIEPLPGWQRDISHIRSYTDLPMEAKNYVNYIENAIGFPIKYISVGPERDAIIMR; encoded by the coding sequence ATGAGTGTAACAGCTATTGTAGGTGGCAATTGGGGCGATGAAGGCAAAGGTAAGATGACAGATTTGCTGGCAAAAGAAGCAGCGTATGTGGTCAGATTTCAAGGAGGGAATAATGCGGGGCATACCATCATGAATCAGTATGGTAAATTCCAATTGCACTTGTTACCCTCTGGTGTTTTTTATCAGAATGCTACAAATATTCTAGCACCAGGTGTAGCATTAAACATAAAAGGTTTTTTGGATGAATATGAACATTTAATGTCGCGAGGGGTCCCTGCACCACAGATTAAGATATCCCATAGAGCACAGGTGATTTTACCTCAGCACGTTCTGCTAGACCAATACGAAGAGGCACGATTAGGTACCAAGAAATTTGGTTCTACCCAATCAGGTATCGCTCCTTTTTATGCTGATAAGTACAGTAAAATTGGTATACAAGTGAATGATTTATTCACACCCGACAGATTATTAGACAAACTTGAAAGAAATATTGAAAAAAAGAATGTGCTGCTTCAACATTTTTATAAACAACCTCTTTTAGAGGCTGAAAAAATATGTGATGATCTTATTCCATTAGGCCATAGGATAAAGCCTTTTGTGTGTGATACTACAAAAGTAATGAATGAAGCGATTGCCCAACAGAAAAACATCCTTATGGAAGGCCAGTTAGGTGCATTAAAAGACCCAGATCATGGCATCTATCCTATGACGACTTCCTCTTCTCCATTAGCTGGTTTTTCAGCTATCGGAGCTGGTATACCTGCCACTTCAATTCAACATGTTGTAACGGTTGTAAAAGCTTACTCCAGTTGTGTAGGTGCTGGACCATTCGTTTCTGAAATATTTGGTGAAGAAGCCGCTCAGTTAAGACATTTAGGTGGTGATAATGGTGAGTACGGTGCGACCACTGGAAGACCACGAAGAATGGGTTGGTTTGATGTTGTCGCTACACGATATGGATGTACATTACAAGGTACAACGGAAGTTGCTTTGTCTTTGCTAGACGTACTTGGTTATCTTGAGAACATCCCTGTATGTACAGCCTATCAGATAAATGATACCATAACCCAGGCGTTTCCAGTTACCCATGAATTAGACTTAGCAAAACCCGTAATAGAACCATTACCAGGTTGGCAAAGGGATATTTCCCATATACGTAGTTACACAGATTTACCTATGGAAGCAAAAAATTATGTGAATTACATTGAGAATGCTATTGGTTTTCCAATCAAATATATATCTGTTGGACCTGAACGAGATGCTATTATTATGCGTTAG
- a CDS encoding LysR family transcriptional regulator produces the protein MKINFELYKVFYMVAKEGQISAAAKKLYISQPAVSQAIKQLEEKLGANVFIRTPKGIKLTSEGKVLFEYIQKACGLIITGEIKFLEMQNLDAGEVTIGASDTLCSHYLLPYLEQFHQDYPHIKINVTNRTSYEIIQLLKGGHVDFGIVNLPVEEDQQMTITETLELQDCFICGKTYQQELSNGEGISLEKLQRYPLILLEKGSNTRRYVDNFFWEHGQRIEPDIELGSLDLLVKFARIGLGIACVTKNFIKEKLIAKDVFEIKLKKEIPIRHVGVVTLKNTPISSAGKKFLEILC, from the coding sequence ATGAAAATCAATTTTGAGCTTTATAAGGTTTTTTACATGGTTGCTAAGGAAGGACAAATCTCTGCAGCAGCAAAAAAATTATATATTTCTCAGCCTGCTGTGAGTCAAGCCATTAAGCAGTTAGAGGAGAAATTAGGAGCAAACGTCTTTATTCGAACTCCAAAAGGCATTAAGTTAACATCAGAAGGGAAGGTATTATTTGAATACATACAAAAGGCATGTGGATTGATTATTACTGGAGAAATTAAGTTTTTGGAGATGCAAAATTTGGATGCAGGTGAGGTTACTATTGGTGCAAGTGATACGTTGTGTTCCCATTATTTATTGCCGTATTTAGAACAATTTCATCAAGATTATCCTCATATTAAGATTAATGTGACCAACCGAACAAGCTATGAGATTATCCAACTGCTAAAAGGGGGTCATGTGGATTTTGGTATTGTGAACCTGCCTGTTGAGGAAGATCAGCAAATGACTATAACAGAAACCCTAGAACTACAAGATTGTTTCATATGTGGCAAGACATATCAACAGGAACTATCCAATGGTGAAGGTATCTCTCTAGAGAAACTGCAAAGATATCCTCTAATATTATTAGAAAAAGGAAGTAATACCCGACGATATGTGGATAACTTTTTTTGGGAGCATGGACAACGAATAGAACCGGATATAGAGTTAGGGAGTCTTGATTTACTGGTTAAATTTGCTCGCATTGGATTAGGTATTGCTTGCGTCACCAAGAATTTTATAAAAGAAAAGTTAATAGCTAAGGATGTCTTTGAAATCAAGTTAAAAAAAGAAATACCGATAAGACATGTGGGTGTTGTGACATTAAAAAATACACCCATATCTTCAGCTGGAAAGAAGTTTCTAGAAATACTTTGCTAG